The following proteins are encoded in a genomic region of Melopsittacus undulatus isolate bMelUnd1 chromosome 8, bMelUnd1.mat.Z, whole genome shotgun sequence:
- the DUSP13A gene encoding dual specificity protein phosphatase 13A: protein MSGVEVLGSQEPEGTGTCMEDVPSIKEIEQLLNTGRPSCNHVDEVWPNLFLGDLVTAHNRFVLWKMGVTHVLNAAHGTSYSHGGQDFYGATIDYYGVPAHDLPSFDISQFFFSAAQFIHNALNTPGAKILVHCAVGVSRSASLVLAYLMINHHLPLVEAIKTVKEHRWISPNRGFLKHLRNLDVQLRQKKDC, encoded by the exons ATGTCTGGGGTGGAGGTGCTGGGCTCCCAGGAACCCGAAGGCACTGGGACATGCATGGAGGATGTCCCCTCCATtaaggaaattgagcagctcCTGAACACTGGGCGGCCCTCTTGCAACCATGTTGATGAAGTATGGCCTAATCTCTTCTTAGGAGACCT AGTAACAGCTCACAACAGATTTGTTCTCTGGAAGATGGGTGTGACCCATGTTTTAAATGCTGCTCATGGCACATCATACAGCCACGGAGGCCAGGACTTCTATGGAGCCACCATTGATTATTACGGTGTACCAGCCCATGACCTCCCAAGCTTTGATATAAGCcagttctttttctctgcagcacaaTTTATCCATAATGCCTTGAACACACCAGGAG CTAAAATTTTGGTCCATTGTGCAGTTGGAGTAAGCAGGTCAGCTTCCCTCGTCCTGGCATACCTCATGATAAATCACCACCTCCCGTTGGTTGAAGCCATCAAAACAGTGAAAGAACATCGATGGATTTCACCCAATCGTGGCTTTCTGAAACACCTGCGAAATTTGGACGTTCAGCTACGGCAAAAGAAGGACTGCTGA
- the SAMD8 gene encoding sphingomyelin synthase-related protein 1: protein MMAGSSQLCIQRWTTKNVAKWLKEEGFCEYVDVLCNRHRLDGITLLTLTEYDLRSPPLEIKVLGDIKRLMLSIRKLQKQHIDVLEELGYNSDSHVGTGPSVGSLQGTDWFCNGEVPRDYDGPITDSNGDQYQYANGKNKHSTRRLDPEYWKTILSCVYVFIVFGFTSFVMVIVHERVPDMQTYPPLPDIFLDSVPRIPWAFAMTEVCGVILCYIWLLVLLLHKHRSILLRRLCSLMGTVFLLRCITMFVTSLSVPGQHLQCTGKLYGNVWAKLQRAFAIWSGFGMTLTGVHTCGDYMFSGHTVVLTMLNFFVTEYTPRSWNFLHTLSWVLNLFGIFFILAAHEHYSIDVFIAFYITTRLFLYYHTLANTRAYQQSRRARIWFPMFSFFECNVNGTVPNEYCWPFSKPTILKRLIG, encoded by the exons ATGATGGCAGGCAGTAGCCAGCTTTGCATTCAACGTTGGACTACCAAGAACGTGGCCAAGTGGCTGAAGGAAGAAGGCTTCTGTGAATATGTGGATGTTTTGTGCAATAGACACAGGCTAGATGGAATTACATTGCTGACACTTACTGAGTATGATTTACGATCCCCTCCTTTGGAAATCAAAGTCCTGGGAGATATCAAAAGGCTAATGTTGTCCATACGCAAACTACAGAAGCAACATATTGATGTCCTAGAAGAGCTGGGTTACAACAGTGATAGTCATGTTGGCACAGGCCCAAGTGTTGGGTCTCTACAGGGCACAGATTGGTTTTGTAATGGTGAAGTACCTCGGGACTATGATGGACCAATTACTGACTCAAATGGTGATCAGTATCAATATGCAAATGGGAAAAACAAGCACTCTACGAGAAGACTGGACCCAGAATATTGGAAGACAATTCTAAGTTGTGTGTATGTCTTCATAGTGTTTGGCTTTACATCATTTGTTATGGTTATAGTACATGAGCGAGTACCTGACATGCAAACGTATCCACCTCTACCAGACATATTTCTAGATAG CGTCCCTAGAATACCATGGGCTTTTGCTATGACTGAAGTATGTGGTGTAATTCTTTGCTACATTTGGCTGTTGGTTCTTCTGCTTCATAAACACAG ATCTATACTTCTGCGAAGGCTGTGCAGCCTCATGGGGACAGTATTCTTATTACGCTGCATTACAATGTTTGTTACCTCACTCTCTGTGCCAGGCCAGCACTTGCAGTGTACTGGAAAG CTGTATGGCAATGTTTGGGCAAAACTTCAGCGGGCATTTGCAATATGGAGTGGCTTTGGCATGACTCTGACTGGAGTACATACATGTGGAGATTATATGTTCAGTGGCCATACTGTTGTCCTGACAATGCTCAACTTCTTTGTTACAGAAT aTACGCCAAGGAGCTGGAACTTCTTGCACACCTTGTCCTGGGTCCTGAATCTCTTTGGAATCTTCTTTATTTTGGCTGCGCATGAACATTACTCTATAGATGTCTTCATTGCCTTTTACATCACTACAAGACTCTTTTTGTATTACCATACACTGGCTAATACTAGAGCATATCAACAGAGCAGGAGAGCAAGGATCTGGTTtcctatgttttctttttttgaatgCAATGTTAATGGTACTGTTCCCAATGAGTATTGCTGGCCTTTTTCAAAACCTACTATACTGAAAAGATTGATTGGCTGA